Genomic window (Heliangelus exortis chromosome W unlocalized genomic scaffold, bHelExo1.hap1 SUPER_W_unloc_2, whole genome shotgun sequence):
TTTCACTGGTATGGAGGCGTTGATGGTTCTTCAAAGTGTGGCTTCGCCTGAAGCTCTTCCCACAGTCAGGACACTTGTAGGGACGTTCACCCCTATGGATCCGTAGGTGTCGGGTGAGATTCGAGCTGGCTCTGAAGCCCTTCCCACACTGGGGACACGTGTAGGGTTTTTCCCCGGTGTGGACATGTTGGTGATTAATCCAAGAGGTGCTGTTGTTGAAGGCTTTCCCACAGTGAGTGCAGGGATACAACTTCTCTCCTGTATGGATGCGGTGATGGCGTGATAGATGGGAACTGTGGgcaaactccttcccacactccagacacttataGGGTTTCTCTCCTGTGTGGATGCGGCGATGCTGTGATAAA
Coding sequences:
- the LOC139790598 gene encoding zinc finger protein 664-like, which gives rise to MSYTCPDCGKDFRWRSAFIEHQRIHTDEKPFKCSECGKEFAQSSSLSKHRRIHTGEKPYKCLECGKEFSRRSNLSQHRRIHTGEKPYKCLECGKEFAHSSHLSRHHRIHTGEKLYPCTHCGKAFNNSTSWINHQHVHTGEKPYTCPQCGKGFRASSNLTRHLRIHRGERPYKCPDCGKSFRRSHTLKNHQRLHTSEKH